GGAACGAGAGGGGCGAGCCGGTCTGCATGATGGATTCCTTTCTGGACATTACGGAGCGCAAGCGGATGGAGGAGGAGCTCCGGATCAAGGACAGCGCCATCGCATCGTCAATAAACGGCATCGCTATAGGCGACCTTGAAGGGAATATCACCTATGTGAACGATGCCTTTCTGAGACTCTGGGGTGGAAAGGACAAAGCCGAAATTCTGGGCAAATCGGCCGTGACCTTCGCGCAGTCGGAGTCGGAGGCCATCGACATAATCAATTTCGTTCGCGAAAAGGGGAAATGGCTCGGTGAAATAACGGGAACAAAAAAGGACGGGACCCCGATCACCGTTCAGATTTCCGCGAGCATCGTCAACAATGACAGGGGAACTCCGATCTGCCTGATGTGTTCCTTTGTCGACATTACAGAGCGGCGCAGGGCTGAGGACGCCCTTCAGCGGGCTTACGGGGAACTGGAACTGCGGGTTCATGAAAGGACCCGTGAACTGACGGAGGCGAACATACGGCTCAAGAATGAGATCGAGGAGAGGGTGGTGGCGGAGAAGGAGCTTCGCCGGAAGGAGCGTGAACTTGAGTTGAAGTCTCTGAATCTTGAAGAGGCGAACACGGCCATGAAGGTACTGCTCAAACGCCGCGAGCAGGATAAGGAGGAACTTGAGGAGCGGATGCTTTCCAATGTCAAGGAGCTTGTCATGCCCAACATAGAAAAGCTCCGCAACGCACATCTGAACGAACGGCAACAGGTGTATCTCGATATCCTCGAGTCCAACCTCAGGGATATCGTGTCTCCCTTCCTGAGAAAGCTCTCGTCACAATACATGAACCTTACACCCACGGAAATACAAGTGGCCTCGCTGGTTCGCGAGGGAAGGACGACGAAGGATATTTCTGAGATATTGAATGTTTCGGACCGGGCCGTGGAGTTTCACAGGAACAATATCAGGATGAAGCTGGGGCTGAAGAACAAAAAGACCAACCTCCGTTCATACCTGCTTTCGTTGAATTAATCCCCCTTCTTGTCCCGATCGTCCGTGCCGTCCTTGAACCGTTCGTCCGCCACCCGGTTGAGGTTCTTCACCGGCCTGCATGAGAACCATCCCGTTCTGACGGGAGACCCCCCGGCAAAATCCGGTATATGAGGTTTGATGTCGAGAAGCGGTGTGCCGTCCACCATGTCAACGTTTTTGATGAAAAGGACGTTTCCGTCGATACCGGTCAACTCAACCACGGACAACCCGATGGGATTGGGACGCCGCGGCGCCCTTGTCGAAAAGACCCCCCGTGTCGCGGTATCGAGAAAAGGCACCACTTTGAGAGAAAACCCGTTCGAGAGATGGAAATGATAGATCAGGACAATATGGGAAAAACCGGTAACGTCCTGCAATCCTTCGCAGTAGGACGCCTCCAGTTCGACGGTTCCCTCGATCCCTATAGCCGCCACGGGCTGTATCGGAACGTTCTTGATGGTCTTGAAGGGTGTATGAATGATCCCGATAGGACTGTATGTGATTTCTTTCATATGGGGTACCTCTGCCGATACCGGAGAATCGTCGTTCTGATCCCCGGTTCAGGATATCTCGATAACCGTTCCCGCGCCGCCTTCGATAATTCTGTTGGGGAACCGGGCGATTATCTCCGTTCTGTATTCCGTGCAATGGGTGGGACAGATCAGGCTCAGTTCTTTCAACCGGTCGAAATCGTTGAATCCGTGAAGACCGCCGATGAGGCCACGGGGTTTTCCATAGGGTGCCGCTGCTTCCAGGATCATCGCCACGCCGGGATGGGAACATCCCACGATGACGACCGTCCCGCGGGTCGTTTGCATCACCAGGGACTGTTCGATGCCTCCCAGAAGACCGGTGAGATGAATGTCATTTTCCAGGTCGACCGGCGCGTCGGTGGCGATAATGACCTGCCGGGCGGAAGAATGAGGGACGATGGAAGGGGCCGGCAGGTGGAGCGTAACGTCCCTGTTCAGTGATAGAAAGGCTGCAAGGCCGCCGGTATGGTCCCAGTGGTCATGGGAGATTACAACGGAATCGATCGTGGCGGCGTCGACACCCAGAACATTCATGTTTTCCAGCAAAATATCACCCCGGGCCCCTGTGTCAAAGAGGATCCTTCGATCGCCCGCTTCGACGAGACAGGCAAAACCCCAGTCCGACCGAAGATCGCGTTGCCGGCTGTAATTGTCGTAGAGTATCGTCAGTTTGATGGCCATCGCCGCCTCCGCGGGTCTGTTGTTATGTGATCCCTGTCTGGAATTATGGCAGACTCCCGCATTTCCGCCATTTTGAATGTTCCCTCTACCATAATCGATCGCTTCTGTCGACCCATAGGCTGCATGTTCCCGCTGATTGTATATGTGTGAGGTGAGGAACCCCTGTCTCGGGGATATCGACGGTCCTGAAAAAAGAAAGGGACCGGCTCTTGGAAAGGAGGAAAACCAAGGCCGGCCCCTGGTTAATAATGTGAGGTGTATTGGCGTTGACAATTTAAAAAGCAATGTCTATGCCACAAAAAGGATGACGTGGGGCATCACCGATAAGCAGTCAACATTAAAGAAAAAACATAAAAAAGCATTATTCTCTTCCTCGAACGTTTAAAAAAGAGATGGATAAAAAATAACCATTTGTGGTATCCGGGTGGATACAAAATAACCATTCGGGGATGTGAAATAGCGATGAGCCTTTCTGAAAACACGGGGATATTCGCGGGTGCGGACCGCCCATTAAGAATGGCATCAATATTGCTGTCCCTATCGGTGCTATGACGATGGCACGCAAGCGATCATGGATAACGGTACCGCCCCTGATAATTATCGGGGCCGTGATAATTCTCGGGGCGATCCTGCTCTTCGTTACCCTTGAGAACATACACAGAGAGAACGAAAACGCGGAAAACCTTCTTTTGGAACGAGGAAGCGCGCTCATCCGCTCCTTTGAAGCGGGCATCAGGACCGGAGTCCTGGGCATGCAGTGGGACAGTCCCCAGATCAGAAAATGGCTCACGGAAACGGCCCAGCAACCCGGCATATTCTACCTGGTGGTAACGGATCACACCGGGAAGATCCTCGCGCACAGCGATCCCTCAAAGATCGGCGAGCAGTACGAAACGGAACTGGATCTCGAGTCCGTCACACAATCACCTCTGCCCACGTGGAGAAAAAAATCAGAATCCCGTGGCCAGGAGGTATTTGAAATTGCAAATAAGTGCTCGCCCCTTCCCGGCCAGCTGGTTACTTACATTCGAACGGAGTCACCCCATGAATGGCTCCGTTTGCAGATATCCGCAAAGGAAGGTGAAGAGATCGCCAGACTCGCCATGGTCGTGGGGCTGGATATGGCACCCATTGAACGGGCCAGAAAGGAAGATATACGAAACACCATTCTCGCGGCACTGTTCCTGCTGCTCCTGGGATTTGCCGGGATCGTATCTCTCACTCTCGCCCACGGATACCGTGCGGCGAGAACGACGCTGACAAAGATCAAGGCATTCTCCGATACTCTTGTGGACAACATGCCGGTAGGCATCATAGCCCTTGACCGCGAGGAACTGGTAACATCAATAAACCCCACGGCGGAACTGCTTCTGCGTACAACCCGGGAGACGTCCGTCGGAAAACCTGCCGATAAGGTCATTCCCGGGCCGATCAGGAAAATGACGGAAGAACTGAAGAGGGGTGAACACATAACAGCCCATGAACTGGAATGTGCCGTAGAACCGGGTTTGACGCTTCCGCTTGATGTAACGGCCACCATTCTGGAAGAGGATGACGGAACGTTTCTGGGCCATGTCTTTCTCATTCGGGATCTCACTGAGATACGGAAACTGCGCCGGGAGATAGAGAGAAGCCAGCGGCTGGCGTCCCTGGGACGGCTTGCCGCGGGAATAGCTCACGAAATAAGAAACCCCCTGAGTTCGATCAAGGGATTCGCCACGTACTTCGGGGAACGCTACCGCGATGTTCCGGAGGACCGGGACACGGCGCAGATAATGGTGGAAGAAGTGGACCGGTTGAACCGCGTCATCGGCGAACTTCTGGAGTTCGCGCGTCCGATGAACATCCAGTTGCGGGAAACATCACTGCCTGAACTGGTGCAGCATGCGGTGAAACTTGTCGAAGAACAGGCCCGTGACAGGAACATCACTCTCGCGGTGCATGCCGGTTCGGAAATTCCCGCCGTTCCTGTCGATCCGGACCGGTTCAATCAGGTCCTGCTGAACCTCTATCTGAACTCCATACAGGCGATGGAAGATGGCGGCCTGCTGACGACGAACATCATTCCGAACGGACCGCGTGAGGTGAGCATTATCGTGACCGATACGGGAAAGGGAATCCCCCGAAAGGACCTGGGAAAAATATTTGATCCCTATTTTACGACCAAGCCCTCCGGAACAGGCCTGGGTCTTGCCATCGTCCACCGCATCATAGAGGCCCACGAAGGGACCCTGCGCGTCGAGAGCGAACCGGGGAAGGGAACAACGGTGCGAATATCGCTGCCCCTTCAGAGTGGCGGGGTGGTGAATAACAGAGGGGTGTGACAGGGGTCCGCAACGCCCCGGCTTGAAGAAGGACAGGAGCATGGATCAGAAGGGGACAATTCTCGTTGTTGATGATGACCGGGCACATCGTACCATGCTGCGGACGCTTCTCAAGGGGTGGGGCTATCCCGTGGAGGAGGCGGATGACGGCGACAGGGCCGTCGAGATGGTACGTGAACGTGCCTTTGATCTGATCCTGATGGATATCCGTATGGTGCGGGTTTCCGGGCTCGAGGCCCTTGAGATGATAAAGGATATCAACCCGGCCATTCCGATCATCATCATGACGGCCTATTCATCCATTGAGACCGCGAAGGAGGCCCTGAAAAAAGGAGCCTATGATTACCTCACAAAACCACTGGATTTCGACGAACTGAAGATCATCATGGCCCATGCCATGGAGCACCGGCAGCTTCGCGAGGAAAACCGGATGCTCAGGGAACACCTGGGGGCGCAGTTCGACCCGGGGAATATCATCGGCCGCAGCGAGACCATGGTGCAATTGATGGAAACCGTGGCCCAGGTGGCGCCCTCGGACGCCACCGTTCTCATTTCCGGTGAATCGGGAACGGGAAAGGAACTGATCGCCGGGGCGATCCACTATAACAGTTCCCGGAAGCTCGGACCTTTCATCAGAATAAACTGTGCCGCCATTACGGAAACCCTTCTTGAGTCAGAACTGTTCGGGCATGAAAAGGGTTCCTTTACCGGTGCCGATCGGAAAAAGGAGGGAAAGTTCCGACAGGCCGACGGAGGTACCCTGTTCCTCGATGAAGTGAGCGAGATGTCGCTCTCGATGCAGGTAAAATTGCTCCGGGTCCTGCAGGAACGTGAGATAACGAGGGTCGGCGGTGAAGAGGTGATACCCGTCAATGTCCGTGTCATCGCGGCCACGAACAAGGACCTGGTCAGGGAAGTGGATGAAGGGCGTTTTCGTGATGACCTCTTTTATCGCCTGAACGTGGTCTCCATCAGGGTGCCGGGCCTGGTGGAGCGCCGGGATGATATTCCGCTCCTGTCGCAGCACTTTCTGAACCTCTTCGCTGAAAAGAATAACAAGAACATACGGGGATTCACGCCACAGGCGATGGACCGGCTCATCAAGCACCGGTGGCCGGGGAATATCCGGGAGCTCATGAACGTTATCGAGCGTGCCGTCGTGCTCACCAGGGCCGAGTATCTCGACGAGGATGACCTGTCGATCGCCGGCGGGCAGGGCCAGGCTGCAGCCGCCGAATTCTCCGGGAATGTGCCCCTCGAGGAGGTTGAAAAAAGCACCATACTCAAGACGCTCGATATAACGGGAGGGAACAAGAGCGAGACAGCGCGGCGGCTTGGGATCACCAGGAAGACACTGCGGGAGAAGCTGAAGAAATACGGGGTGTCCGATTAAATAATACTGGCTGCAACAAGCACGGGAGGGGGCGGTCGGCGACGCGTGCTGAATAGCGGCGGCCCCGGCCTTCCTTAAAAAGGAGAGTGAATGGCGAAACTGACAAAGGAAAAGGGTGCCCGGGGGCGACTGCACATCGAATCACCGCTGACGGGTGAATCCCTTGTCAGCAAGGAATTTCTGAAGAGAACGGAGATAACCGATCATTTCCGGATGCATCCCGATATCAATGTCGTCAAGATCGGGGGTCAGAGTATCATTGACAGGGGGCGGGACGCCCTCCTGCCTGTTCTCGACGTCCTTGTCCAGGCCAAGGAACAGCATAAGATACTACTTATGACAGGCGGTGGGACGAGAGCCCGCCATGTATTTTCTATCGGCATGGACCTGGGCATGCCGCCCGGCGTCCTTTCAAAACTCGCCGATAAGGTGTCCTGGCAGAATGCTGAAATGGTCAGCGTCCTCCTTGCCAAACACGGCGGGGTCAAGATCGGTCACGGTGACAATCTCGAGCAGCTTACCATGTTCTGCCAACTTGGCTTCCTGCCGATCACTTACGGTGTCCCTCCATATGGATATTTTGAACATCCGGCCCAGTTCGGCGCCATTCCTCCCCACCGGACCGACTGCGGCGCCTTTCTCCTGGCGGAAAATATCGGTGCCCGTTCACTGATCTATCTCAAGGATGAAGCAGGTCTTTTCCCCCTGGACCCCAAGAAGGTGAAACAGGCGCAGCGTAAGGGTTTGCGTCCTTTTAAACGGATTTCCGTTGACGAACTTCTCGATATGGATCTCGACGACCTCATCATCGAACGAGATGTACTGACCCTCATGAAACGGGCGAAACTTATCGACAAACTGCAGGTGATCGACGCCCTGCATTATCCGGGGCACATTCTGGCGGCCCTTGAAGGCGAGGAGGTGGGTACCGTCATCTACCGGTCATAGGGGAGATGTTTGTCAGTACCTATCAATCAGCCGGTTTTTCTTCCTTGCCGGCCTTGAGGATCACCAGTTCGGCGCCTGTCGCCGCCGCGATCTGCTCAAGCTCCATTTTTCTCATGTGCACGGCATGGAAGGTAAGGTCGACGCCGCTGACGCCGCATACCCGGAAGCGGGGCTTTTTTTCCCCCTCTTCGATCTTTCTTCGCTCTCGAACAAAAATCAACGGTTTCATAGCGTTCTCCTTTTCAGGAATATTTAAATAGTATATATATCCTAAAAGAACATATGTCAAAGGATAGATCATGGAAAGAGGAAAAAGAAAACGTCACCCATCAGAGGGCAGGCAGGAGCGGTACATTCAGCCGTCACTGCTGCTCGGTCTCTGTAGCGGTTCATCCTATGGTTACGAATTGATAAAAAAAATAAAGGACCTTGGATTCATTCAGGGACCGGTGCCGCCGGGAATGATCTACCGGCACCTCCGGCAGCTGGAAGATGACGGCCTTGTATCCTCCCGGTGGGACACGAAGGGAACGGGACCGGCGAAGCGGATCTATCATCTCACCGAGGCAGGAACGGAGATGCTCGCCCTCTGGGTGGACTTCATGGAAGAGCAGAAGAACTGCCTGAACGCCTTTCTTGAGCGATATGAACAACTTATAAGGTGAGGGAAAACTGAAAATCCTTCTCAGGGGAGCATGGTTACCTTTCCCCCTCTTCCCTTTGGTTCGTCAATGCATTCCCAGACACCATTTTGCCGGGCCTTCAGTGGGATGACGGCCTGGCCGCCCCAGAAACGGGGACGGACCCAGCCTTTTGAGATGACCATATCATCGGGTGAAGGAACGCAGGCGTTCCTGTCGAGCGATACCGCCTGGATACAATGCCTTGAAAATTCCGATACAGGAAATATTGCAGGGAAGTCGCGGAGCCGGCCGAACTCTATGAAACGGCCGCACCAGCCCGTCGCGGTAAGCCCGACCGCAGCGGCCGCACCGATGATTCCGTCATTCGTACCGCCGTGGCCGGAGAGGTGAATACCATCCGTCGCCCGAAGGGCATCCCGCTGGGTTACGACCTCCTTCACGCATCGATAGCCGAAGCCCTTCAGTTCGTTGAGAACGCCGTTTCCTTCGATGGCGACGCAGATGCCGGGGTCACTCCCCTCCAGGGAATATTTCCTGACGTGTTCGATCGCCCGGCAGGTGATCGTGTCCAGCAGGGATCTGTCGGGAACATGAACGACAACACAGGCGGCGCTGTTGTGGGACGTATAGGGGATAGCATCATTTACGAGAAGTTGCTGGCGTAAAACACCCCAGAGCCGGCATTCCTCCGGAAGAAAGTTCTCGAACCATCTGGCCAGTTTTCCCGTTCCACGGTCGGAATCGAGCGTGTCCGTATCATCAAACCCGATATATGCTTTCATGTTTTCTTTCCCGACGGGTACCGGCAGCCGTTCAAAAACAGTGTATCGATGATGCCTTGAATGACACGTGCAGGGGTACCCCTTCACTGATTTCAAGTTCTATCAGAGATCGTTTTGTTATCGATGCCTTGAAGGTCGATGAACCGACTTCGACCTCCACCTCGTAATACAGCCCCTGGTCGATCACTTTCCTGACGGTGCCGGGAAAGGTGTTTCTCATGCTGGAATCGATGTTTTCCCGGCTGAGGACCACGTCTTCAGGGCGAATGGCCACATAACCCCTGCTGTTCGGCGGTTGCCGCCCCACGTCGATTTCGATCCCTCCGTAACGGGCCGTCTGATTGGTAAATTCAACGGGAAAGAGATTTTTCATCCCCACGAAGTCGGCGACAAAGGCGGAGTTGGGGCGCTGGAAAATGTCCTTGATGCTTCCCACCTGCACGATCTTCCCCTCGTTCATGATAGCGCCGCGGTCAGCCAGTGAAAGGGCGTCGATGAAGTCGTGGGTGACCATGAAAAACGTGGACCGGGACGACCGGTGAAGGCGCTTGAGTCCTCTTCGGACCTCTTCACGGAACCCGGGGTCCAGGGCCGACAACGGTTCGTCGAGAAGCAGGATCTTCGGTTCCACCATGAGCGCGCGGGCAAGGGAAACACGCTGGTTCTCCCCGCCGCTCAGGTTCGTGGGGAGCCGTTTCAGCAGATGTGAAAGGTTCAGGTCCTCCACGAGGTGATCCATCCGCCGTTTCCGTTCCCTTTTATCCACCCGGTGAAAATGAAGTCCGTAGGTGATATTTTCCGCCACCGTCAAATGCGGAAAGAGGCAGAAATCCTGGTATACGATGGCCACGCCCCGTTTTTCAGGGGGGCGCCGTGTCACGTTCCGCTCTTCAATGAAAATGTTCCCCCTCTCGATCGGGACCAGTCCAGCGATTGCCTCAAGAAGCACGGTCTTTCCGGCGCCGGTCGGTCCCATGAGCACGAAAAACTCGTTTTCACCGATATCAAGGGTAATGTCTGAGAGGACGAAATCACCCAGTGTGGTGCCGGCATGTTCGATTCGGATCATGTCTGTTTTCCACTCCTGAGCGTGAGTATCCGGAGGATCAGAAAGAGCAGCAGGCAGACCGTCACCAGCCAGACGGCCACCGGTTGAGAGTACCGCAACCCGTATCCTTCGAAACGCTCATAGATGAGAACCGGCGCGATCATTGGATGGTAGGCGACGATGACGACGGCGCCGAACTCGCTGATCGCCCGCGCCGAGCACATGATAAGACCGATGAGCATGCTCCGCCAGGCAAGGGGGAAGGTGATCCGTGAGAAGGTTTCGAACATGGTCGCGCCGAGGCTTCGTGATACGTTCTCCAGGCGCGGCGAGATGCTTTCAAAACCGTTCTTGACGGTATTCACATAAAAGGGGATCCCCACAAAGGTGAGGACCGTGACGATTCCTGTTACACTGCCCATGATCCGGATCCCCAGTTCGCTGAAGAGCTCGCCGATCCAGTGATTTTTTCCGGCCACGCTGAGGATCGCGATGCCCACCACGGGATGGGGGATGACGATCGGAAGATCGATGATGCTTTCCACGAACCGCTTACCGTAAAAGGTGGTGCGTGCAAGGATATAGGCAAGAGGTGTCCCGAAAACAAAAGAAATGAGTGCGGCCAGTCCGGCCGTGTATATACTCAGCCAGATCGACCGCACCACATTCGGGTCCTTCATGGTTTCCCGCATCATGACCAGAGACGGCGCGGTCAGCATTTCGATCAGGGGAACCAGGATGAAAGCGATTATCAGAACACCGCATGATACAGTGACCCAGAAAAACGGTTCTTTCCGTATCATAAATATCTTTCTAACCTTTAATGCTTTCGTAAAAAGTCACAACAAAAGGCACAGGGACTTTTATCCGACATCGTCAATCCTTCACTTCCACGAGATTCTTCAATTCCGCCGGGAGACGCTCCAGCATGGCGGCCGTGGGAACCCGGCAGGGGATGAAGGGAGGCTGGCCCATGTCCTTGAGGACCTTCAAACCACCCTGGGGATCAAGCATGTATGCCAGAAAGGCGATCGCCGCCTCTCTGTTTGGTGCGTTCTTTATGAGGGTGACACCGTAAGTACAGGAACTTCCCTTCATCTCCATGAAGGTGCCCGGTTCCTTGCCGGTGACCTTGACGACCGCTTCCGCATAAAGGTTATCGTACTGGTAATTTCCGAGATTTATCTCGTCGGGAAGAATAATGTATTTGAGTTCGTGCTGAACGGCGACTGAAAGGTATTCCCAGGCATAATCCATGTTGCCCGTCTGGAGGAGCGAGACGAGCTCGACGGACTTGGGCCTGATGTTCTCGATGGGGCGATTGGCCAGTAATTTTTCATAGAGTCCCGGGATCTTGTAATATTTTTCCGCGAGCTGCAGGACCATGAGGGAGCGGTATCCGCAGGGGTCGAGATTCGGGTCGGAGTGGCCCCAGACAACTCCTTCCTTCTGAAGGATCTCATACCAGTTTCCCGCATTGACCTCGCCGGCATAAGCGCTCTTGTCGGTATAGCAGAGGACGAGCTGGTTCGTCGCGAAACGGATGTTCACGTCTGCATATTCAGGCACCAAAAGCTTGTCGATGACCGTGTAATCCGCCGACGCCATGATGTCGCAGGGTTTCTTGAGGTCCGATACCTTCCGGGCCGCCTTCTGACTTCCGCTTGCCTCGCGCTGAAGGTCAACCTTCGGATATTTCGCTTCAAAGGCCTTTTCCATGGCTTCAAAAGGAACCGAAAGGCTTCCGGCGTGGAACATGTCCAGCGTTCCCGACGGTTCCGCCGGTGCGCCCCCAGGGAACGCACAGAAGATAAACATGAAAAAAGCCGCCGCGATGAATACTGACGAATATTTTAATTTCATGGTTCCAGACTCCTTTCCTTTTTGCCGGAGTTTTTTGCGGGTCGGCTGTTGCCGGCATCACTTTTTTCAAACAGCCACGGCCGCCCGGACAAAGTCCTTTTTAAAACAAAATTGTCATTATCTGTCAATATCAAATACTATTCATAACAAATACGGATGAGTTGTTTCGATAGGGACATATGACCATTTCCTGAGTTCCTCCGTGACCAACGACCCGGAAGACCACGCACAACATGTTGACAATCTTATCGATTGACGAAGGTCATGATCCGTGGTACTGAATCCCGCATGGATGAAATGCTGACAACGAAGGAACTCGCCGAGATTCTCCGGTTGAATGAGAAAAAGGTGTATCAACTTGTCAGGGACGGTGGTGTGCCCCACGTGCGGATCGCCGGCAAATGGCTTTTCCCCCGTAAACATGTGATGCGCTGGCTCGATGAGCAGGTGCATCGTGAACGGGACATCCGGATCATGGGAAGTGACGATGTCCTCGTGGACCGTCTCATTTCCCTCTATTCCCGTGAGCAGTACCCGGAATCGATGGCCTTTTATGCGGCCATGGGAAGCACGAAAGGAATTGACGCCCTTTCACGGAAAAAGGGCCACGCCTGCTGCACTCATATCCTTGACACGGAAACGGGTGAGTATAATCTTCCCGTACTTGCGCGACTGATGCCGGACCGGCAGTATGTGGTGATCAATCTCTGGTACCGGAAACAGGGGCTCATCGTCAAAAAAGGGAACCCCCTGGGGATCGGGTCGCTGGCGGACGTGGCGAGGCGAAAGGCGACGTTCATAAACCGGAACAAGGGTTCCGGTACAAGGGTCCTGCTGGAATATCTCCTGGGCGAAGAAGAGATCGACGAACGGGACATCACCGGATTTACCGATGAAGTGGATTCTCATCTCGGTGTCGCCCTGAGAGTTCTTTTCGGTGAGGCCGATGCCGGTGTCGGTATCGAATACGTTACCCATCCCCTGGGACTTGATTTTGTGCCGATCCGGGAAGAACGGTTCGATCTCGTCGTGCCGAAGGAACTCTGGTCAACGGGGATCGTCAGGGAATTCGTTTCCTACCTTGATCCGCTGAGGATTAAAAAAATATCCCGTAACCTTCCGGGCTATGATCTTCGTGAAACAGGAAAAGTGATATTTGAGGGCTGACGGGGCAGGCGGTGATTCGCGGTTTCTCATCCATACCGCGCTTTCATGATCACAATATAAAAGGAGAACGAAAACCCCACGGCGTTTCCTGCGATAACGGGTGCCGAGCGGATCAGAATACCGTAAATGAACCAGAGAAAGAGCCCCACCGATAGGACCGAAAAGGCCCAGAGCGAAAGGTCCTTTGTTTTTTTGGTCCGGTACACCTTGATGACCTGGGGTGCCATGGACAGGGCCGATATGAAGGCGGCGACGAACCCGATGATGGCGGCTGTTTCCATGTGATTTCCGATCGATCCTGTTCCGGGCCATGGGAAGAGACCCGTGGGTTCAGAGATACTCCTTGCGCTGTTTTCCTTCCAGTTCTTCCACGATCTTCCGCACCTCCTGGGAATGACCTCTTTTGCAGATCATGAGAGAGTCCCCGGTTTCAACCACGA
The Deltaproteobacteria bacterium genome window above contains:
- the wtpA gene encoding tungstate ABC transporter substrate-binding protein WtpA; the protein is MKLKYSSVFIAAAFFMFIFCAFPGGAPAEPSGTLDMFHAGSLSVPFEAMEKAFEAKYPKVDLQREASGSQKAARKVSDLKKPCDIMASADYTVIDKLLVPEYADVNIRFATNQLVLCYTDKSAYAGEVNAGNWYEILQKEGVVWGHSDPNLDPCGYRSLMVLQLAEKYYKIPGLYEKLLANRPIENIRPKSVELVSLLQTGNMDYAWEYLSVAVQHELKYIILPDEINLGNYQYDNLYAEAVVKVTGKEPGTFMEMKGSSCTYGVTLIKNAPNREAAIAFLAYMLDPQGGLKVLKDMGQPPFIPCRVPTAAMLERLPAELKNLVEVKD
- a CDS encoding ABC transporter permease, which codes for MIRKEPFFWVTVSCGVLIIAFILVPLIEMLTAPSLVMMRETMKDPNVVRSIWLSIYTAGLAALISFVFGTPLAYILARTTFYGKRFVESIIDLPIVIPHPVVGIAILSVAGKNHWIGELFSELGIRIMGSVTGIVTVLTFVGIPFYVNTVKNGFESISPRLENVSRSLGATMFETFSRITFPLAWRSMLIGLIMCSARAISEFGAVVIVAYHPMIAPVLIYERFEGYGLRYSQPVAVWLVTVCLLLFLILRILTLRSGKQT
- a CDS encoding helix-turn-helix transcriptional regulator, with the translated sequence MIRGTESRMDEMLTTKELAEILRLNEKKVYQLVRDGGVPHVRIAGKWLFPRKHVMRWLDEQVHRERDIRIMGSDDVLVDRLISLYSREQYPESMAFYAAMGSTKGIDALSRKKGHACCTHILDTETGEYNLPVLARLMPDRQYVVINLWYRKQGLIVKKGNPLGIGSLADVARRKATFINRNKGSGTRVLLEYLLGEEEIDERDITGFTDEVDSHLGVALRVLFGEADAGVGIEYVTHPLGLDFVPIREERFDLVVPKELWSTGIVREFVSYLDPLRIKKISRNLPGYDLRETGKVIFEG
- a CDS encoding SemiSWEET transporter, which gives rise to METAAIIGFVAAFISALSMAPQVIKVYRTKKTKDLSLWAFSVLSVGLFLWFIYGILIRSAPVIAGNAVGFSFSFYIVIMKARYG